The genome window CTTCCAGTTGGAGTTATTAGGTTCAGCTCACCAACATATTAAGCCAATGTCAAGCAATCATTCCCTACTCTATAGGCAGATAATATTTCTATAAGTAACATAATGACATGAGCTTCACAACaaacataaaattaattattttgctaaacataaacataaaatgTAAGGTGAATATATAAATGCCAAGATTTTTCAACTAATAGAATGtaaagggggagagagagaacTGTTATGAAATGTAAAATTTGAGAGAAATCTGGAACAGAAGAAAAAAGATCATACATAGTTAACTAATGTACACAATGGTTTAATGACAAAGGTCCAACATCCTACATCCATAGTAATAATGTTCTCATATGATGATGTGAATGACATGCATCTACATGTTTAAAATTTCCATTCAATAGTTTGTTCCCAAAATAAGCCTGAGAAATACAAGGATGTGAGTGTAAGTGGAAATGCAAGCCAAACAAACTTAATgaacaaaatttaaaaatatgcaatattaattGCATCATGGATCAAAGGTGACCATTCGAAGATGGATGTGAAGAAGCTACCACCATATGAGTTatattcaaggatatacaatttCATGCAAAATAGGAAATTGTGGTTACTGGTTTCTAAAGATTTGTTAGAATCATCTCAAAGAGATAATTTGAATAACTGCCCTCTGATCTCAAAGACATTACTGATCACATCAAGACAATTCAGAAATGTCAAAAGATATTGTCTCAAGTAACTACGAATAATCCATACAAGTGAACAGCTTAAAAAAAGACACCATAAACTCAAAATAATTTGATGAGGATAGTAGATACAAGAAAAAATTGGACGATTCTCAAATCGATAAGATCACTTGGATATCTGACTTATATAACCAACCTTAGCAATCTCTGTACTCTTCTTTCATTTTAACTCCCTTCCATACTTCACATTCAATGTCTAGATTTCTTGAAAACCTAAACAATTACCCAGCCCTCTGTTCAAGAGCAACTTCCTTTATTGAGCCAATCCAAGTAAATGATTTTCAATCTAGTTGAGGTGGCTGCGATCTAGATTATTGCTACTCTATCTAGCCATTGCAAGATATCTGACAGAATGCAATGCTCACCTCGCAAAACCTTATATGTTCTTTCTCCAAAGAAAAAGCAACAAACAAGTTCCGAAAATTAAGAATTACCAGCATTTGATCTTTCAAATCCCTTTCAACTTTGATAACTAATAAACCATCAAGAAAGTAACTGTAACTGAACCTCAATTTTACAACAAAGGTCCATTTAGAAATCAAAAACCTGAAGATACCTGTATATTAAAGACCTATTTTGATTGCCAGGGCCACGTAACCACTTGTAGAGGAGATATTCTTTTTTACTTTCAAGGATCTTGGGAAAAGCTTaaagttgatatatatatatatatatatagcaagtcTATGTTTCATGGCATCTTATTATTCTTTCCAAAAGCCTGATGCTTTGTTCAATCTAATACTTTGTACCACTCAATGAATCATTGTAGTCAGATAACAAACCAAACAAAGCTTGTGAGATAAAgcatttatttatttcattttaaagCTTTATTCATGTTGCAAATTCTTAACTCTGTTCCTTTCATAAGGTCTTGGTTGCTGCCTTTTTAATCATTGAAAGTGTACTGCTGCTTCTTCCAGCTCTAGATTCACGAAGAAAGAATGAGTCAATTAAAAAATAGAACCAGTGCGCAAAGATCTTGTTGTGGTCGTTAGGTTTTCTATAACAGTTCTTGATTGAAAAAAATACACCGAACTCTTCCAAAGTCCTCAGATAAACTAAGAAATGTGTCAACCAACATCAAGCAAACCAAGATGTATCCAATTGATGATATGCATGTGACGTGATCCTGTGTTCTAAATGATTATTTCGCCCTATATAAGCATCCatcttttctaagttttgcaaagTGATGCAGAAGTCCTATAAAGCATAAGAGGCTATTCTCCATCTGCTCATCTATAAAGCATAAGAGGCAATTCTCATCAATGGATAAGAAATCCGAAGTACAAAAACATACTGCATAGTTGCAAAAATAATAAACAACTTGTGCAAAACTATCAGTCATTTCTCTTAGCGTATTAACCAACACAATTAAATGGATATGCACGAAAACAGAAGAATGATATTTTAGGCAAAAGATACTGCTATTCCATAAGGTGGTAATGCTATAAACATAACTAAGAACTTCCGGAAGTCCACCAACAAAAGACAAAAATATTGGATGTATCCATCTTTGACACCATATCAATGATCGAAAAATCAAAGTTATAATTACCAAAGGTCTGAACTTGAAATGGAGAATATCTCAAAAAATTTCAAAGGTCGCATGTCAAGAATTCAATCAGACCTTCTCTATACCAGATACCAAATCAGGAaacaatcaagattcatttgcctTGACAAATATAGTATAAGTTGAAACATTCAATTACAAATATGGATATAAGTGCAAAAATGTGGACAAAAATTATAGAACATACTAAAAgaaatttgaaattgtgaaaaataatataagatgtaGCATGTATTTCACGCTATGTGCATAAAATATGGATCCTAAAAACAGcaaaagaatatgaaaagatTTGTCTCACATCATCAACGAGCAAACCCTTGACGAAATGACGGCGAAGATGTTGATAATCAAAATTATCCATAAAAAGACTGAGGACTTCAGGAGAGCAGATATCTATGTAGCAATCCTGAAAAAGAAGACATTAAATCACTTAAAAATGTGTTGCGACTAAAAAATTTCAACAATTTTTAGCACATTATCTAGGCATGCCTATTATGTGTCAAGGAAAATTCTCTTAGATGCCTCAGACAAGGCTCATGATGCTCACTGAGGTGTGCCTTAGGTGACCGTCTCTTTAGTATTGGAAACCATTTTATTAGTCCTGTTGTCTTTATGAACCATGAGATTCATATCAAGTTATCAACCAACTAAATTTGTTGATACCCTATAACAATTTTGCtgattaaaaaaggaaaaatatcaaACAATAAAGAAGTATTTCCTTCAGCGAAAAGGAACAGAATACTGAACAATTGAGTTTTAACATAAAAGTTTATCATGCTTTTTTTTTCCCTCTACTCCTTTCTATGTTTGTTTATTTCCCTTCCTCGATTACTTTTCTTCACTTTCTCCATTGCTCtccatcttctcttcttctttaccACCTTTATGTCATCGTTTTTAAAGATGGGCATGATTCTCTATCCGTTAGCCTACTGAGCtgaatttttttccttttaaatttTTAGCATGTTAATGAATAGTAATAATATTTCAATTGTACATTAATATCATCTTCAAAATATTCTTCATTAGTCATGATGTGTTCCTTACTACCCACCACCAATGGTACAATCTCCACCTATCACCAAAATTCAAAACCTTGAAAGAAATGCAACAATGTTATAACTATCTGCCTCTCTGCAGAATGTGACTGCTAAAGGAAATGCACTACAGATTTATCATTAAAAAAGATACATTGGCATTCAGTATCAAGTCTTCCAAAGCCCGGTTCATCTTACAGGTCTGTAGTACTAACCAGTTGTTGGTGCGATATGTACTGAACCATACCGATGTACCAACACACGGTACGGTGGACTGCACCGACAAACCGATATGTACCCCCCATACCAGGCCCTagtcggaccagtatgtaccactCGTACTGAGTAGTACGTTGTGGCACGATGAACCTTGTTCCAAAGTACAATGCAAAGTCTTTTTCGTATATTTTGGTTCAGAAGACCATAAAGTCCATGCAGTCTTCCATCAAGATTACCTATATGACAAGCAATAAAGTCAAAAAAGACGTGCAAAAAGTAAAGAAGCAAGTTGGAACTTAAAGTACCTGCTTATCATTATGCATATAGAAAGCAGGACTAtctgctagcaaaattttatcaaGAGAAATAATCCGCTGGGAAGGGTCTGCCTTGTCCTCATAGAAAAGAAGCTCTTTTGTCTCAGGATCAAAAGCCATTATAACCTCATCAGTGCCAAGTCGAGTTTGATGTGTTACATTTGAAGGCTTAGAGTGTTTGATAACCATGGTCATAATAGCAAGTggatcttttttccttctttccttgTGCTCATGGAGGGCTTGAGCTAAACTCATGTTGCTAACAGTATCCCCACTAATGAGAACAAAATCTCCACGTATCTTCAGGGAAAACAAAAGGCAACTAGTAAGATAAATGGAAACCTCAAACTAACATTACGCTAGGACATATGACTTTAAGAACAAATAGTAACAAAAGAAAAAGTAATTACCAATATAAATTATGGTGGATAATATAATTAACATCTTTTAAGAAATAGCATAGACAATAGAAGTACGTAAAACGAAGAAAAATTAGATTGTCACATTCCAAACAAAATTATCAGCAGCAGCTTTCATAAATGCTTTTATGATTTTGACATCCTAAGTAGTGTGCCAACTACTCCTGACATTTTGTCCAATGATATCCATGCAACATCTGTGTTCATCGCAAGTCTCCTTCATGCGCCATGAAAGCTATAGGACAAGTTGCATTACTATCATCATAAAGTCTCCATGTAAAATGGCATTCTTTAAGGTTATTTTCACTTCTCACGGCCTTATTGCATCCCTTCTAGTCTAATACTGCCATAGAGTATATTACAACTATCCTgaagatgacaaacttctaaTCTCAAAGTAACAGGCATACCTTCCCATGCAAGTAGCTCATGGAAGAAAATCAACAGAAGAAAAACATATAATTACACATATATACATGCAAGCaatcttttttatctttaattacATTTCACTAAAGCCACAGAAGAAAAACAAAGCAGAATTCGATTGAGAACCGTTGGTGAACAAGCTACAACAACACGTCTACACAAAAACCTAGCAATAGCTTACCACGGATTTTTCATAAATCACACGGAGCGCATCTCCAGCGCTAATGGCGTCATGTGACTCGATCGTGGTGACGGAGAGTCTGGCCGCGGGCTTGGTCCACTCGGACTGATTCAAGTACTGCTTCACCTGCTGAGAGTGGGCGCAGCAGAAGACGAAGACCTCCTCGACCCCGACGGACTCGAGCCAGGCGAGGGTGTACTCGATCATCGGGACGTTCACCAACGGCAAGAGCACCTCCAAAGGGCCGGTTCAAGAATCAGATCAGCGTACAAGAAAAACCCTAGGAAGGTGGGAGGACCGTATAACCGAGAATTACGAATACCTTGGGGCGCTCGAGGGTGATAGGCCGGAACTTTAGGTTAAAGCTGTCGGCGAGGAGGACGGCCTGGAGGGGTACGCGGGCGACCACCTCCGGATcgtcggcggaggaggaggcgccGCGCTGCCCTCTCTTCTGCGCCATGAGCGCCGCTGTTAGCGCCGCcgcgagagagggggggggggggggggaggaggagaAAGGAGGAATCGCCGCCGCAGCGGAAAGGGAGAGGAACCAACGAGCAGCGGATGACGTCGTctggtttaaggctctctttaaaGTCCTCCAAACCCGTCGATGGCTAACGTGTTGAACTCGCCAGTTCCGTTATCGAGCCAACCGATCTGACTCGGGCGAGTTGCAGATGAACCGGACTCACTGGAAGTGACTCGAACCCACATCCTCGCTTTAAGAGTGAGAGGATTAAATACTAAATATCATATTAATTAAGTGATTATTAGACTGGATATCAATTAAGTGATTCTTCCACCGTTACAGGGAAGCTAAGAGCAAACCACCCATTCTTTCATCTCTTCGCATCATCTTGGTGGAGTCAAACATATCGAACAAGACATATGTCTCTCTTCCCAATCACAATATATCAAGTTTTCATGTGTAAATTGTACATAGATCTCACATAACAAAACTATTAGTAGAGAAATTAAGGATCCTATGCAGATGCCTCAGTATGTTCTCAGCCATCTTCTTGGTGTTGCCATCTCCTCTATGGAAAGCAGATACCAGCACAGTGGTTAGTACCTTGTCATGGGAGACTTCCCTGGATAACTTATCCCCTCCCTTCTCCAGGAACCGCTCCACCAACCATAGAGCTCTCTGCAGCACCCCTTCCTCCCTGTGCACCTTCAACACCCCCAACACACTCCTCACTGCACCGAGCTCACTCAGTGCCCTCACGCTTCCCTCCGCGTCCACACCGTCATCCAACAGTGTAATGATTGCCGACAGTGCTGCCTCCACAACCTCTGGACTCTCGCTTTCCAGGCAACCCAGCAGCCTCTCCGCAGCCCTCGACTCCAGTAAACAGAAGGTGGTGGACGAGGAGCAGACACCCCTGTGCGTTGGGCAGCACAGCAGCGTCATCCTCCCATCTCTCTGCGACCCTGAAACGGATTTGGCGAAGAAGCTCATCTTGGTGGACTTCTTGATATCTGCGGGCGGCCTTGACAGTCTTGCAGACTGGGAAGAGAGGTTCTGAAGCCCAACAGCTGCTAACCTCTGGACTTCACTGCTTCCCCCTGTCCTCACCAGCAGATCCGTGAACACCGATGTCAAGTTCCGAGAGAGAGCCATGTATAGGATCTCCTGATCGAACAGACTGGTAGTGAACCTCACAAGAACGCCCACCAGACCCTCGAGGTAGTAGCCTGTGTACCTGGAGCCGGTGGCTCGTACCTCGCCTCGCAGGATCTCTTGTATCCTGCTAAGGATGATGGGCACTGTGCCTTGATGGAGGAGAGCTAGATTGAGTGGTGCGTTCTGGTGCGGGATCTTCGCGATCAGATTCACCGACACTGCTTGCCTCTCTGTCATCCGATCGGTGTCGTAGTTCTTGACGAGGCCCTCCGGCTGTCCCTGAATCTTGCAGAGACCGGCTGCGATCGTGTGGCCCATATGGGATGCAAGAACGATGAGCATCTTGGCAGCGACAGTAGCGAGTTCCTCCATTGGAGAATTGAGGAACTCGATGATGCCCTGGTGTACCTCGATCTCCTTGATCACTGAAACGACTGTGGCCAGAGGTTTTGGGAGTTTGGTCAGGAAAAGCAAGATCTTGACGAGGTTCACGTTCAGTTCTTGCTGCGTGGAGTACTTCAGCAGGTGGACGATGTTGTAGATGGAGTAGTGCGAGGTGATGGTGTGGCCATGCTTGTTCACCTGTATCTTGTCCATGTCAAGATCTGATTCGAGGATATTGGCAAGGATTGCAGCAGCCTCTTCCTTGGATTCCAAGGGCTCGTTCTGGATTCTGCGAGCAAATATCTCTTCGATCATGATCGGGACAACGCCTGCATCTAAAAGCATCTTGCCGTTCGGGGGGTGGGATGAAATCTGAACCAGAGCTCTAAATGCTTCCTTCCTGATAACAGAGCTCCCGCCATTGACCATCTTGATCAGAGCATTGGAGGCTCTCTCTGCAACATAAGTTTTCATGTCATGCTCAAGAACTATCTCTCCGAGGTAGCTCACCATCTCCGTTTGCACCTCCTCTGTACCTGTGTTGATGCAATACAGTGTGATCAGGAAAGCCAAAGAAATTTGTCGAACTGAGATACTATGAGACTATTGTTAATCTACCGTCAATGAGATGGTCCAAAAGGGGTTCCACAAAACCATTTTCTGCCATGCATTTGATGTTCTTTGGCAATTTCTCCAAGTTCTTCAGAGCTTCCTCTGCTCTTTCTGCTGCGAAAGGATCAGCATCCTTGTTATATTTCATCGTGATGAGAATAAGAATACCTCCGGGAGTGCGCCCAATTTTCTCCAAGAACAGTTCGGATTTTGAGAGTTCTAATAAGAATGAAACAGCTGCATGCCTTTCTGGAGAACTATAGCTAGACATCATCTTGATTGTTCTTGTGAGGGCTCTTGTCCTCGCAATGATAACCTGCAAATATGATCAAGATTAAGCACAATCTGCATTTCATCAACCGAAAACAACAGATTCGATGCAGGGGAGATGCTAGCCACCAACCAAACTCTtcaaaagaacaagaacaagtaGATGAGAGGGAGAAGACAGCCAACCTTTCCATCTTCATCCTCAGCTAGTACACGTAGAAGTTCCAACGCCTCACAGCGCACGGTCATGCTCTCATGCTGCAGAAACTGTGTGAGTAGCCCTGTGATTCCTATGGTGTGCATCTGCTCCTTGTTGAATCTTCTGCTTTGACTCAGAAATTGCAGCTCTTTTATTGCATCCAAAATCATGGCTTCTGAAGTAGCTAATGATAAGGCACTGCTGGCAATCCTTATCCTTGTTGCCTCATTTCTTTCCTTCCACTCTTTTATGGTGTTCCTCAATGCTACATTGCTGCTTAAAGCTGCTTCCTTTACATCCATCCTTGTGACTGGACAAACTATGTTTTCTGAAACATCTATGGACCTCTCAAACCACTCAGCTATAGCTTCTCTATCATAGGTTAGCCCACTTTCTATGGTGACAGGATCATCCATTATTTTCTTGGTTAATGGACAGAAGAAGCTCTGGTATGCAGGTTGCAGAGTGTCTGCTAAATGTGGAAGAATGTTGGAGGATTGGCGATCATTTCTCTGTGTGCCATCATACATCCCTAGAAGATAATTTGCCATAGGGGGCATATCACCACTTTTGTTCTCCCTTTGAGATTCTGAAACCGAACTTGTCCCTTCCCTCATTTCCATTCTTGGTGTGAATGCATTTTCCAGCTTGTTTTGATCTGTGTCACATTGCCCATTTATCTGTAGGCCAACATGTATCATCTCTCCCGAGAGTGATTCCATGGACAGTGGTATGTCTCTAAGGTCATCTGCCATGCTTCTGATCACTCCCTCAAGCTGTTTGATGAAGCTGTTGACCTCATCATCCGGGACTGCCTGAGCTCCATTGCTGCATTTTGCAACAAGCTCTGTTGCGATATCGACTTTAGTCGACAAAGACAGTAGGAAATCAGATCTACTTGGAGGAGTATTTCCTGCTTGCTTTGACTCTGAAATAGGAGGAGAGGTGACATGGGGAGGGCTTCCCAGCTCCATGGAATTATTATGCTCAGCATCCTCAGTAGCAACTGATGACATATCTCTGATAGAAAATAATAGTTGGGAAATAGAGATCTTAGAGAAGATACAATTATTTGTTGTGACATATTGCACTCTAGCAAAACTACTTCAAGAGAGTACTGTAAGTGAAAATTGAAGATGATACCCCTGAAATCTAACAAAAGCTTGGAAATCCAAAACTTCTGTACTTCAACATGTGCAGCTCAATCCAAAGTTACTTGAAACTTTTCATATCATGAAGGGTAGCGGTGAAGCTCCGAGACTAATCAGTGATGATGATCATAATTATGATGAATCACATGTAAAGGACATTGATCTAAGGACATATGAAAGAGAACTGATGCATGAAACAAGCTCCTGTCCTTTGTCACAGGAAAAAAGTGTTTCAAGAACATATATATGTGGCTCATGTTTtgtaatatgcattgattactaaGGTAACAGCTTTAACACTAACTTTTGAAGCTTTAGCAATCAATACACAATTCATATAGaacagaaaagaagaagaaggaaagagga of Musa acuminata AAA Group cultivar baxijiao chromosome BXJ2-3, Cavendish_Baxijiao_AAA, whole genome shotgun sequence contains these proteins:
- the LOC103977482 gene encoding putative U-box domain-containing protein 42, with translation MSSVATEDAEHNNSMELGSPPHVTSPPISESKQAGNTPPSRSDFLLSLSTKVDIATELVAKCSNGAQAVPDDEVNSFIKQLEGVIRSMADDLRDIPLSMESLSGEMIHVGLQINGQCDTDQNKLENAFTPRMEMREGTSSVSESQRENKSGDMPPMANYLLGMYDGTQRNDRQSSNILPHLADTLQPAYQSFFCPLTKKIMDDPVTIESGLTYDREAIAEWFERSIDVSENIVCPVTRMDVKEAALSSNVALRNTIKEWKERNEATRIRIASSALSLATSEAMILDAIKELQFLSQSRRFNKEQMHTIGITGLLTQFLQHESMTVRCEALELLRVLAEDEDGKVIIARTRALTRTIKMMSSYSSPERHAAVSFLLELSKSELFLEKIGRTPGGILILITMKYNKDADPFAAERAEEALKNLEKLPKNIKCMAENGFVEPLLDHLIDGTEEVQTEMVSYLGEIVLEHDMKTYVAERASNALIKMVNGGSSVIRKEAFRALVQISSHPPNGKMLLDAGVVPIMIEEIFARRIQNEPLESKEEAAAILANILESDLDMDKIQVNKHGHTITSHYSIYNIVHLLKYSTQQELNVNLVKILLFLTKLPKPLATVVSVIKEIEVHQGIIEFLNSPMEELATVAAKMLIVLASHMGHTIAAGLCKIQGQPEGLVKNYDTDRMTERQAVSVNLIAKIPHQNAPLNLALLHQGTVPIILSRIQEILRGEVRATGSRYTGYYLEGLVGVLVRFTTSLFDQEILYMALSRNLTSVFTDLLVRTGGSSEVQRLAAVGLQNLSSQSARLSRPPADIKKSTKMSFFAKSVSGSQRDGRMTLLCCPTHRGVCSSSTTFCLLESRAAERLLGCLESESPEVVEAALSAIITLLDDGVDAEGSVRALSELGAVRSVLGVLKVHREEGVLQRALWLVERFLEKGGDKLSREVSHDKVLTTVLVSAFHRGDGNTKKMAENILRHLHRILNFSTNSFVM